A genomic region of Photobacterium swingsii contains the following coding sequences:
- a CDS encoding YqgE/AlgH family protein, whose translation MDLTNHFLIAMPSLQDSSFKRSVVYVCEHNDEGAMGVVVNVPIDISLTNMLEQLDLERSLPVTQAQRLEQPVFNGGPVSSDRGFVLHNHGGVFSSSIQVTPHLSVTTSKDILAILGSDDSPEKFLVALGYAGWDAGQLEQELVDNHWLTIEADPAILFDTPINERWQKAVAKLGINAANLSIDKGHA comes from the coding sequence ATGGATCTGACAAATCATTTTTTGATTGCGATGCCGTCCTTACAAGATTCCAGCTTCAAGCGTAGTGTGGTTTATGTGTGTGAGCACAATGATGAAGGGGCGATGGGTGTTGTGGTTAATGTGCCTATCGATATTTCATTAACAAATATGCTGGAGCAGCTCGATCTTGAACGCAGTTTACCTGTGACCCAAGCGCAACGGCTAGAGCAGCCCGTCTTTAATGGTGGTCCAGTCTCGAGCGATCGTGGTTTTGTTCTACACAATCACGGTGGCGTATTCAGCTCCAGCATCCAAGTCACCCCTCACCTGAGTGTCACTACGTCAAAAGATATTCTCGCTATCCTAGGCTCTGACGACTCACCTGAAAAATTCTTAGTCGCTTTAGGCTATGCAGGCTGGGATGCAGGTCAACTTGAACAAGAATTGGTGGATAATCACTGGCTCACTATTGAGGCCGATCCCGCAATTCTTTTTGATACCCCGATTAACGAGCGCTGGCAAAAAGCCGTTGCAAAACTGGGTATCAATGCCGCCAATCTTTCCATTGATAAAGGACATGCATGA
- the metK gene encoding methionine adenosyltransferase, whose amino-acid sequence MAKHLFTSESVSEGHPDKIADQISDAVLDAILEQDPKARVACETYVKTGMVMVGGEITTSAWVDIEEITRETVREIGYVHSDMGFDANSCAVLNTIGKQSPDINQGVDKADPKEQGAGDQGIMFGYATNETDILMPAPITYSHLLVKKQAEVRKSGKLDFLRPDAKSQVTFQYDQGKIVGIDAVVLSTQHCDSVTTPDLREAVMEEIIKPVLPQEWITKDTNFFINPTGRFVIGGPMGDCGLTGRKIIVDTYGGAARHGGGAFSGKDPSKVDRSAAYAARYVAKNIVAAGLADRCEIQLSYAIGVADPTSIMVETFGTEKVSHDIIIEAVRQNFDLRPYGLQEMLNLLQPIYQKTAAYGHFGRDEFPWEATDKAAILRDFANIK is encoded by the coding sequence ATGGCAAAACACCTGTTTACTTCTGAGTCAGTATCTGAAGGTCATCCAGATAAAATTGCAGACCAAATTTCTGATGCAGTATTGGATGCAATTCTAGAGCAAGACCCAAAAGCACGTGTTGCTTGTGAGACTTACGTAAAAACCGGCATGGTAATGGTTGGCGGTGAAATCACGACATCAGCTTGGGTTGATATCGAAGAGATCACTCGTGAAACGGTACGTGAAATTGGCTACGTTCACTCAGACATGGGCTTTGATGCCAATTCTTGTGCTGTTCTAAACACCATCGGTAAGCAATCACCAGATATCAACCAAGGTGTTGATAAAGCAGACCCTAAAGAACAGGGCGCAGGTGACCAAGGTATTATGTTCGGTTACGCAACCAACGAAACTGACATTCTAATGCCAGCGCCAATTACTTACTCTCACCTTCTGGTTAAGAAGCAAGCTGAAGTACGTAAGAGCGGTAAACTAGACTTCCTTCGCCCAGATGCGAAATCTCAAGTTACTTTCCAATACGACCAAGGCAAAATTGTTGGTATTGATGCCGTTGTTCTTTCTACGCAGCACTGTGATTCAGTAACAACGCCAGATCTACGTGAAGCAGTAATGGAAGAAATCATCAAGCCAGTACTGCCACAAGAGTGGATCACCAAAGACACTAACTTCTTCATCAACCCAACCGGCCGCTTTGTTATCGGTGGTCCTATGGGTGACTGTGGTCTAACGGGCCGTAAAATCATCGTTGATACCTACGGCGGCGCAGCTCGTCACGGCGGTGGTGCATTCTCTGGTAAAGATCCATCAAAAGTCGACCGTAGTGCAGCATACGCAGCACGTTACGTAGCGAAAAACATCGTTGCAGCAGGCCTAGCCGATCGTTGTGAAATCCAACTTTCTTACGCTATCGGTGTTGCAGATCCAACGTCTATCATGGTTGAAACCTTCGGTACTGAAAAAGTGTCTCACGACATCATCATCGAAGCAGTTCGTCAGAACTTCGACCTACGCCCTTACGGTCTACAAGAAATGCTGAACCTACTTCAGCCTATCTACCAAAAGACAGCGGCATACGGCCACTTTGGTCGTGACGAATTCCCTTGGGAAGCAACAGATAAAGCCGCAATCCTTCGCGATTTCGCTAACATCAAATAA
- the gshB gene encoding glutathione synthase, producing MIKLGIVMDPIESINIKKDSSFAMMMEAQRRGWEIHYMEMNDLSLEQGKAVARTRTVTLQEDPNGWFEFQSEQEIALSDLDAVLMRKDPPFDTEYIYATYILERAENEGALIVNKPQSLRDCNEKLFTAWFPELTPTTLVTRRADKIKAFHQEHGDVILKPLDGMGGSSIFRVMKGDPNVSVIIETLTAMGENYCMAQTFVPDISNGDKRILVVDGEPMPYCLARIPAKGETRGNLAAGGRGEARPISETDRKIAETVAPILKEKGLIFVGLDVIGDKLTEINVTSPTCIREIEAAFDISITGKLMDAIERRIQA from the coding sequence ATGATCAAACTGGGTATCGTGATGGACCCTATCGAGTCTATCAACATTAAAAAAGACTCCAGCTTTGCCATGATGATGGAAGCTCAGCGCCGTGGTTGGGAAATTCATTACATGGAAATGAATGACCTATCGCTAGAACAGGGAAAAGCGGTTGCACGTACTCGTACGGTTACGCTGCAAGAAGATCCAAACGGCTGGTTTGAATTCCAAAGCGAACAAGAAATTGCGCTGTCGGATCTTGATGCCGTACTGATGCGTAAAGATCCTCCGTTCGACACAGAATACATCTACGCCACTTACATTCTTGAGCGTGCTGAAAACGAAGGGGCGTTGATCGTTAACAAACCGCAAAGCCTGCGCGATTGTAACGAAAAACTGTTCACTGCATGGTTCCCAGAACTCACACCAACCACGCTAGTGACACGTCGTGCTGACAAAATCAAAGCCTTCCACCAAGAACATGGTGATGTGATCCTAAAACCGCTTGACGGTATGGGTGGTTCATCGATCTTCCGCGTAATGAAAGGTGACCCTAACGTTTCAGTGATTATCGAAACCTTAACAGCAATGGGTGAAAACTACTGCATGGCACAGACGTTTGTGCCTGATATCAGCAACGGCGATAAGCGTATCTTAGTGGTTGATGGTGAACCTATGCCGTACTGCTTAGCGCGTATTCCAGCCAAGGGTGAAACCCGTGGTAACTTGGCCGCTGGTGGCCGTGGTGAAGCACGCCCTATCAGTGAAACCGATCGCAAGATCGCAGAAACTGTCGCGCCAATACTAAAAGAAAAAGGTCTGATCTTTGTTGGTCTGGATGTGATTGGCGATAAGCTCACTGAAATCAACGTGACCAGCCCAACCTGTATCCGTGAAATCGAAGCAGCCTTTGATATCTCAATCACAGGTAAGCTGATGGATGCAATTGAGCGTCGTATCCAGGCTTAA
- the epd gene encoding erythrose-4-phosphate dehydrogenase gives MTLKVAINGFGRIGRSVLRALYESGKHQQIDIVAVNELAEPEAMAHLLQYDTSHGRFFKPVSHDQEHLFIAHQNGEQDSIRILHQSDINLLPWRDLDVDIVLDCTGIFGSREDGLAHLQAGAKKVLFSHPAATDIDNTIIYGVNHETLKPDDRIVSNGSCTTNCIVPVIKVLDEAFGIESGTITTIHSSMNDQQVIDAYHTDLRRTRAASQSIIPVDTKLHLGIGRIFPKLSDKFEAISVRVPTINVTAMDLSVTVKTNVKVNDVNQSLLDATRCTLANIVDYTEAPLVSIDFNHDPHSAIVDGTQTRVSNQHLIKMLVWCDNEWGFANRMLDTALAMHQSYDGLPTGE, from the coding sequence ATGACACTAAAAGTCGCAATTAACGGATTTGGCCGAATTGGCCGCAGTGTGTTACGCGCCTTGTACGAGAGCGGTAAACACCAGCAAATAGACATCGTGGCAGTTAACGAGTTGGCTGAGCCTGAAGCTATGGCCCACTTGTTACAATATGATACTAGCCATGGTCGTTTCTTTAAGCCTGTCTCTCATGATCAGGAGCACTTGTTTATTGCCCATCAAAATGGCGAACAAGACTCTATCCGTATCCTTCATCAAAGTGATATTAACTTACTGCCTTGGCGTGACCTCGATGTTGACATTGTGCTCGACTGTACGGGGATTTTTGGCTCTCGTGAAGATGGGCTAGCCCACCTTCAAGCTGGCGCGAAGAAAGTGTTATTCTCACACCCTGCTGCAACTGATATCGACAATACCATTATTTATGGTGTGAACCATGAAACGCTGAAGCCAGATGACCGTATTGTGTCAAATGGTTCGTGTACCACTAACTGTATTGTCCCTGTTATTAAAGTGCTGGACGAAGCCTTCGGGATCGAGTCGGGCACGATCACAACGATTCACTCCTCCATGAATGACCAACAGGTCATTGATGCATACCACACAGATTTACGCCGTACTCGCGCAGCTAGCCAGTCAATTATTCCGGTTGATACTAAACTGCACTTGGGTATTGGTCGCATATTTCCGAAACTTTCTGACAAATTTGAAGCTATTTCGGTCCGAGTACCGACAATAAATGTGACCGCGATGGATTTAAGCGTCACAGTTAAAACAAATGTGAAAGTTAATGACGTAAATCAATCACTGTTGGACGCGACTCGTTGTACATTAGCAAATATTGTAGATTACACCGAAGCACCACTGGTCTCGATCGACTTTAATCACGATCCTCATAGCGCGATAGTCGACGGAACACAAACCCGAGTCAGTAATCAGCACCTAATTAAAATGCTGGTGTGGTGTGATAATGAATGGGGATTTGCCAATCGGATGTTAGATACCGCATTGGCGATGCATCAAAGCTACGATGGTCTCCCAACGGGAGAGTAG
- the rsmE gene encoding 16S rRNA (uracil(1498)-N(3))-methyltransferase: MRIPRIYHPESLPSQGKVMLCDDAANHVGRVMRMQPGQEVLMFDGSDAEFPAVITAANKKNVEVEIQARNENSVESPLDIHLGQVISRGEKMEFTIQKSVELGVKTITPLISERCGVKLNAERFEKKLAQWQKIAIAACEQCGRNVVPEIRPVMKLEDWCAEAYDGLKLNLHPRATYSINTLPEPVTKVKLLIGPEGGLSADEISMTEQYTFDEVLLGPRVLRTETTAMTAITALQVRFGDLG; encoded by the coding sequence ATGAGAATTCCACGTATTTACCACCCAGAGTCACTGCCATCTCAGGGAAAAGTGATGCTTTGTGATGATGCAGCCAACCACGTCGGCCGCGTAATGCGTATGCAGCCGGGTCAAGAAGTGCTGATGTTTGACGGCAGCGATGCCGAGTTCCCAGCCGTGATCACCGCCGCTAACAAAAAGAATGTTGAGGTTGAAATTCAAGCTCGTAATGAAAATAGCGTTGAATCACCGCTCGATATTCATCTTGGCCAAGTGATCTCTCGTGGTGAAAAAATGGAATTCACCATTCAAAAGTCGGTAGAACTGGGGGTTAAAACCATTACCCCACTAATTTCAGAGCGCTGTGGCGTTAAGCTAAACGCTGAGCGTTTTGAGAAGAAACTCGCTCAATGGCAAAAGATTGCAATTGCTGCCTGCGAACAATGCGGCCGTAATGTCGTCCCTGAAATTCGTCCAGTAATGAAACTCGAAGACTGGTGTGCCGAAGCGTATGACGGGTTAAAACTGAACCTGCACCCTCGTGCCACTTATTCGATCAACACCCTGCCAGAGCCTGTCACCAAAGTGAAACTACTGATTGGTCCTGAGGGCGGCTTATCGGCTGACGAAATTTCAATGACCGAGCAATACACCTTTGATGAAGTCTTGTTGGGCCCTCGCGTACTGCGTACCGAGACAACAGCAATGACAGCTATTACTGCTTTACAAGTTCGCTTCGGCGATCTGGGCTAA
- a CDS encoding SprT family zinc-dependent metalloprotease has product MSSLQSQVIAKVESCISHANQRLQKRFAMPTVSFRQGGKIAGSARLQGWEVRFNPVLLKENPQAFLDEVVPHEVAHLITFKLFGRVRPHGKEWQTIMTQVFGIPARTTHSFDVSSVQGKTFSYQCQCSQHQLTVRRHNKVARGQVSYHCRQCRQPLTLCA; this is encoded by the coding sequence ATGTCCTCACTTCAATCTCAAGTCATTGCTAAAGTCGAATCCTGTATTTCGCATGCTAATCAACGTTTGCAAAAGCGATTTGCAATGCCAACCGTTAGCTTTCGTCAAGGGGGAAAGATAGCAGGTAGTGCACGGTTACAGGGATGGGAAGTACGCTTTAATCCCGTATTGCTAAAAGAAAACCCGCAAGCTTTTCTCGATGAAGTGGTACCACACGAAGTCGCGCATTTGATCACCTTTAAGCTTTTTGGCCGTGTTCGGCCACATGGTAAAGAGTGGCAAACTATCATGACTCAAGTCTTCGGTATCCCAGCACGTACTACCCACAGTTTTGATGTTAGCTCGGTACAAGGAAAAACCTTTTCTTATCAGTGCCAATGTAGCCAACATCAGCTCACCGTTCGTCGCCATAATAAGGTTGCACGTGGCCAAGTCAGCTACCATTGCCGCCAGTGCCGCCAGCCTCTTACACTGTGTGCTTAA
- the tkt gene encoding transketolase has product MSSRKDLANAIRALSMDGVQQANSGHPGAPMGMADIAEVLWRGHMNHNPQNPEWADRDRFILSNGHGSMLIYSLLHLTGYDLSIDDLKNFRQLHSKTPGHPEYGYAPGVETTTGPLGQGITNGVGMAMAEKALAAQFNREGHDIVDHNTYVFMGDGCLMEGISHEACSLAGTLGLGKLIAFWDDNGISIDGEVEGWFSDDTPKRFEAYGWHVIPAVDGHDADAINAAIEAAKAETGRPTLICTKTIIGFGSPNKAGSHDCHGAPLGAEEIAAAREFLGWNHGPFEIPADIAAEWDAKEAGAAKEASWNEKFAAYEAAYPELAAEYKRRVNGELPAQWEEKASAIIADLQANPANIASRKASQNALEAFGAMLPEFMGGSADLAPSNLTMWSGSKSLTADDFAGNYIHYGVREFGMTAIMNGIALHGGFVPYGATFLMFMEYARNAMRMAALMKVQNIQVYTHDSIGLGEDGPTHQPVEQIASLRLTPNMSTWRPCDQVESAVAWKLAIERKDGPTSLIFSRQNLAQQERDAEQVANIAKGGYILKDCEGKPELILIATGSEVELAVNAAAELTAEGKKVRVVSMPATDAFDKQDAEYRESVLPSDVTARIAVEAGIADFWYKYVGFGGKIIGMTTFGESAPAGELFKMFGFTTENVVNTAKELLA; this is encoded by the coding sequence ATGTCTTCTCGTAAAGATCTAGCTAATGCAATTCGTGCCCTAAGCATGGATGGTGTTCAACAAGCTAACTCAGGCCACCCAGGCGCACCTATGGGTATGGCTGATATCGCTGAAGTACTGTGGCGTGGCCACATGAACCACAACCCACAAAACCCTGAGTGGGCTGATCGCGACCGTTTCATTTTGTCGAACGGCCACGGTTCAATGCTAATTTACTCTCTGCTTCACCTGACGGGTTACGATCTATCAATTGATGATCTGAAGAACTTCCGTCAACTGCATTCTAAAACACCGGGTCACCCTGAATACGGTTATGCACCGGGTGTTGAAACAACGACTGGTCCTCTAGGCCAAGGCATTACAAACGGTGTTGGTATGGCAATGGCTGAGAAAGCCCTAGCTGCACAATTCAACCGTGAAGGCCACGACATCGTTGACCACAACACGTACGTGTTCATGGGCGATGGCTGTCTAATGGAAGGTATCTCTCACGAAGCATGTTCACTGGCGGGTACGCTAGGTCTGGGCAAGCTGATTGCGTTCTGGGATGACAACGGCATCTCTATCGACGGTGAAGTGGAAGGTTGGTTCTCTGACGATACGCCTAAGCGTTTCGAAGCGTACGGCTGGCATGTTATTCCTGCGGTTGATGGTCACGATGCTGACGCAATCAACGCTGCGATTGAAGCGGCTAAAGCAGAAACAGGTCGTCCAACGCTTATCTGTACTAAAACCATCATCGGTTTTGGTTCGCCAAACAAAGCGGGTTCACACGATTGTCACGGTGCACCACTAGGCGCTGAAGAAATCGCAGCAGCACGTGAATTCCTTGGTTGGAACCACGGTCCTTTCGAAATCCCAGCTGACATTGCAGCTGAGTGGGATGCGAAAGAAGCAGGCGCAGCAAAAGAAGCAAGCTGGAACGAGAAGTTCGCAGCGTACGAAGCGGCTTACCCTGAGCTAGCAGCAGAATACAAACGTCGTGTAAACGGTGAGCTACCTGCACAGTGGGAAGAAAAAGCATCAGCAATCATTGCCGATCTTCAAGCGAACCCAGCGAACATCGCTTCACGTAAAGCCTCACAAAACGCACTAGAAGCGTTTGGTGCGATGCTACCAGAATTCATGGGCGGCTCGGCTGACCTTGCGCCTTCTAACCTGACTATGTGGTCGGGCTCTAAGTCGCTAACGGCTGACGATTTCGCGGGTAACTACATCCACTACGGTGTACGTGAATTCGGTATGACAGCGATCATGAACGGTATTGCGCTACACGGTGGCTTTGTACCATACGGTGCAACTTTCCTAATGTTCATGGAATACGCGCGTAACGCAATGCGTATGGCTGCACTAATGAAAGTGCAAAACATCCAAGTTTACACTCATGATTCAATTGGCCTAGGCGAAGATGGTCCTACTCACCAACCGGTTGAGCAGATCGCTTCTTTACGTCTAACGCCAAATATGAGCACATGGCGTCCATGTGACCAAGTTGAATCAGCCGTGGCTTGGAAACTAGCCATCGAGCGTAAAGATGGCCCGACTTCGCTAATCTTCTCGCGTCAAAACCTTGCACAGCAAGAGCGTGACGCTGAGCAAGTAGCGAACATCGCGAAGGGTGGCTACATCCTGAAAGATTGTGAAGGCAAGCCTGAGCTAATTCTTATTGCGACAGGTTCTGAAGTTGAGCTAGCGGTTAACGCTGCGGCTGAACTAACCGCTGAAGGCAAGAAGGTACGCGTAGTATCTATGCCTGCAACGGACGCGTTTGACAAGCAAGATGCAGAATACCGTGAGTCTGTACTGCCATCTGATGTAACTGCACGTATTGCTGTAGAAGCAGGTATTGCTGACTTCTGGTACAAGTACGTTGGTTTCGGTGGCAAGATCATCGGTATGACAACATTTGGTGAGTCTGCACCAGCAGGCGAGCTATTCAAAATGTTCGGTTTCACGACTGAAAACGTTGTGAACACAGCGAAAGAATTACTTGCATAA
- the ruvX gene encoding Holliday junction resolvase RuvX produces MSNSRSVLAFDYGTTSIGAAIGQELTGTANPLNAFKARDGVPNWDDIEKLLKEWQPDLVVVGLPLDLEGNELPTITPRAKKFANRLHGRFGCKVELHDERLTTVEAKSDLFNQGGFRSLSKGNIDSQSAVVILESWFERQYGE; encoded by the coding sequence ATGAGCAACTCTCGAAGTGTATTAGCGTTTGACTACGGGACCACCAGCATAGGTGCTGCTATTGGCCAAGAGCTAACTGGTACTGCTAATCCATTAAATGCATTCAAAGCCCGCGATGGCGTTCCTAACTGGGATGACATCGAAAAGCTACTCAAAGAATGGCAACCGGATTTGGTTGTTGTCGGCCTACCGCTCGATCTCGAAGGTAATGAACTACCAACGATTACTCCGCGCGCGAAAAAGTTTGCAAACCGTCTGCACGGTCGTTTTGGCTGTAAGGTTGAACTGCACGATGAGCGCCTAACCACAGTTGAAGCCAAATCAGATTTATTCAACCAAGGCGGCTTCCGCTCACTAAGTAAGGGGAATATTGACTCCCAGTCGGCAGTGGTTATTTTAGAAAGTTGGTTCGAACGTCAATACGGCGAATAA
- a CDS encoding endonuclease, giving the protein MKRAYLALLGLLLLPTTSHAEGKHPTSFSNAKKQAVKIYKDHPVSFYCGCDIEWKGKKGIPDLDNCGYQVRKQLKRASRIEWEHVVPAWQFGHQLQCWQDGGRKNCRKDKRFKVMESDLHNLTPAIGEVNGDRSNYQFLPWNGNQGAFYGQCDMKVDFKNKRVDPPVAARGAISRIYLYMAQEYRELNLSRQQRQLMEAWNRQYPVDQWECERDRRIKKAQGTNNPFVLEACNKAKL; this is encoded by the coding sequence ATGAAACGCGCATACTTAGCCCTACTCGGCCTACTGCTATTACCAACCACAAGCCATGCAGAAGGCAAACACCCTACTTCATTTTCTAATGCTAAAAAACAAGCCGTAAAAATCTATAAAGATCATCCTGTTAGTTTTTATTGCGGCTGTGATATCGAATGGAAAGGCAAAAAAGGGATCCCAGATCTTGATAATTGCGGCTACCAAGTGCGTAAACAACTTAAACGCGCCAGTCGTATTGAGTGGGAGCATGTCGTACCTGCGTGGCAATTTGGTCATCAACTCCAATGCTGGCAAGATGGCGGCCGAAAAAACTGCCGTAAAGACAAACGCTTTAAAGTAATGGAGTCCGATTTACATAACCTCACACCAGCGATTGGTGAAGTTAACGGTGACCGCTCCAATTACCAATTTCTACCGTGGAACGGCAATCAAGGGGCCTTCTATGGCCAATGTGATATGAAGGTCGACTTCAAAAATAAACGCGTTGATCCACCTGTCGCTGCTCGCGGGGCGATTTCACGTATCTATTTATACATGGCTCAAGAATACCGAGAATTGAACCTGTCACGCCAGCAGCGTCAATTAATGGAAGCATGGAACCGCCAATACCCAGTCGATCAATGGGAGTGTGAACGCGACCGCCGCATCAAAAAAGCACAAGGCACCAACAATCCATTTGTTTTAGAAGCCTGTAACAAGGCTAAGCTATAA